CGAGATCTTGTCTGGGGCGGCTGGCTGTTCGCCATACCTGAAAGGTTTGATGGAAAAGCAGGCCGATTGGTTGCGCGCCGCGCTGAGCATCGCGCCAGAGGATGCCATTACGGCAGCCATGCAGGATATGAATACGGACAGCGACAGCGCGTTGCGGAAGTCTTTGCGCGTGGCAAAGCAGCGTATCGCACTTCTGACGGGGCTTGCGGATCTGGCCGGGGTTTATCAGCTGGAGCAGGTCACCGGCGCGCTGACGGATCTGGCGGATTTTGCCACCCACACGGCCATGACCTTTCAGGTGGGCAATGAAATTCGGCGCGGCAAGTTGCCGGGAATGACGGATGCGGATGTCGAGACCGCCGGGGGCATGGTTGCTCTTGCCATGGGTAAGATGGGTGCCCACGAGCTGAATTATAGCTCGGATGTCGATCTGATCATGCTGTTTGATGACAGCCGCTTCGAAGGCGCCGACTTTCATGAAGCGCGGTCCAGCCACGTGCGCGCCACCCGCAAGATGAGCGCCATGCTGTCCGAGTTGACCGAAGACGGATACGTCTTCCGCACCGATTTGCGGTTGCGGCCGGACCCGTCCGTGACACCCGTCTGTGTCTCTATGGAAGCGGCAGAGCGTTATTACGAAAGCCTTGGTCGCACATGGGAGCGGGCCGCCCACATCAAGGCGCGTCCGTGCGGCGGAGACATTGCAGCCGGCGAGGCCTATCTGACCCGCCTGCGCCCCTTCATCTGGCGCAAGCATCTGGATTTTGCGGCCATCCAAGACGCCCATGACATGCGCTTGCGCATTCGCGAGCACAAAGGTTTGTTTGGTGACATCACACTTCCCGGCCATGATATGAAGTTGGGGCGCGGTGGCATCCGCGAGATCGAGTTTTTCACGCAGACCCGCCAAATTATCGCTGGTGGCCGCGACGAAGGGCTGCGCATGCGCGAAACTGTGCCGGGATTGGCTGCTTTGGCTGCCAAGGACTGGATCCCCACCGATGTGGCCGAGATCCTGACACGGCACTATCGCTTCCACCGCGAGGTTGAGCACCGCGTGCAGATGTTCCGCGATGCTCAGACCCACAACTTGCCCAAAACGGACGACGAATTTGACCGGCTGGCCCGAATGATGGGAGAGGGCGACACCGAAGTGCTAAAAACCCGCATCCATGATGCGTTGGCCGAGGTCCACGAGCTGACCGAGAGCTTCTTCGCGCCGGACGATACCACGGCTGACAGTCGCGAACTTACGGAAAGCGAGGCCGAAATCGTAGCCCGCTGGGAAACCTATCCCTGTTTGCGCTCGGCACGCGCCGTCGAAATTTTCAACCGCCTGAAGCCCGACTTGCTGGCACGTTTGGCCGACGCACCACGTCCGCACGACGCGCTGATCCAGTTTGATGGGTTCCTGAAACGTCTGCCCGCGGGCGTGCAGCTCTTCTCGCTGTTTGAGGCCAACCCGACGCTTGTCGATCTGATCGTCGACATTGCCGC
The Aliiroseovarius pelagivivens DNA segment above includes these coding regions:
- a CDS encoding glutamine-synthetase adenylyltransferase — translated: MSQNTFAARIARTPIAYDAEPAADIDTLFADLTPDLREILSGAAGCSPYLKGLMEKQADWLRAALSIAPEDAITAAMQDMNTDSDSALRKSLRVAKQRIALLTGLADLAGVYQLEQVTGALTDLADFATHTAMTFQVGNEIRRGKLPGMTDADVETAGGMVALAMGKMGAHELNYSSDVDLIMLFDDSRFEGADFHEARSSHVRATRKMSAMLSELTEDGYVFRTDLRLRPDPSVTPVCVSMEAAERYYESLGRTWERAAHIKARPCGGDIAAGEAYLTRLRPFIWRKHLDFAAIQDAHDMRLRIREHKGLFGDITLPGHDMKLGRGGIREIEFFTQTRQIIAGGRDEGLRMRETVPGLAALAAKDWIPTDVAEILTRHYRFHREVEHRVQMFRDAQTHNLPKTDDEFDRLARMMGEGDTEVLKTRIHDALAEVHELTESFFAPDDTTADSRELTESEAEIVARWETYPCLRSARAVEIFNRLKPDLLARLADAPRPHDALIQFDGFLKRLPAGVQLFSLFEANPTLVDLIVDIAATAPALAAYLGHNAQVLDAVIGGGFFEPWPGGDALEAELAARLDKAPDYEAKLDGTRRWMKEWHFRIGVHFLRGLIHAREAGVQYTDLADAVIRGLWPVVVDNFALKHGMPPGAGAAIIGMGSLGARSLSATSDLDLIVIYDPKGEDMSDGRRPLATRPYYARLTQAFLTALSAPMAEGRLYEVDMRLRPSGRQGAVATSIESFKAYQRDEAWTWEHLALTRARVVAGPEGLAKDYEAARAEVLGFDRDPAKVIADVIEMRNRIADAKQAGGALDAKLGEGHLQDVELVAQAAALLSKDTPREPDRQIAQGVAIEWFSDGQARSLVQSHDLMWRLQAASKLLSEGPLDLEDLGQGGQDLLLRETGAESEAALIEDLEEKARAAALAIDEVLANPPG